From the Babylonia areolata isolate BAREFJ2019XMU chromosome 33, ASM4173473v1, whole genome shotgun sequence genome, one window contains:
- the LOC143276805 gene encoding uncharacterized protein LOC143276805 isoform X1 — translation MAAGGIQAAFSIDTTGSMARALPEVRAKVTDMIRFLKRDIPGIQLAAIAHGDYDTKDPYVTKHQDFTRNESTLVRFVQGVEETGGHGPPECYELVLRVVRTQLSWRKSSQKILVVIGDAYPHPPEDSENEDSIDWEEETRMLAEMPVRIYGAQIGDDIPSTEFFRKLTQMTGGSHFNLTEFSVLTDVIMAVCYRTQGKTSLKAWEHKVRAQYAPRPLHKDLEGIFSVLHQPLAVPTVPTAPINRRKKKKKKKKANPSLTYRGKYPSFSWGGSITASQPLTWNPHPDDDDDDHDVGAVHSLHVLLAVLGPETKAHEANIVHAETKDFREESLSQPVVHMIGAKDTMKRMGLRFNSPVTFRLVSGSGPVYLSGQHVVTVVVVDEEEEEEEEEEEWGTPPGPSMDGGLDEEARDSSQASARARRRSFFAAAHTRRGTASLWASRDRGSPEDTTTTSSTGRSEVFERDLRFSLGSVGRIYGAAREASSSSSSSPRRSESQSPDCKTS, via the exons ATGGCAGCAGGGGGGATTCAGGCAGCCTTTTCCATCGATACCACGGGATCCATGGCCAGAGCTCTGCCTGAGGTCCGCGCCAAGGTGACGGACATGATCCGTTTCCTCAAGAGGGACATCCCGGGGATCCAGCTAGCCGCCATAGCCCACGGGGACTATGACACCAAGGACCCCTACGTCACCAAGCACCAGGACTTCACTCGGAACGAATCCACCCTGGTCCGTTTCGTCCAGGGTGTGGAGGAGACGGGTGGACACGGGCCACCCGAATGCTACGAGCTGGTGCTTCGGGTGGTGAGGACCCAGCTGTCGTGGAGGAAGAGCTCCCAGAAGATCCTGGTGGTGATTGGAGACgcctaccctcacccccctgaAGACAGTGAGAATGAGGACAGCATCGACTGGGAGGAGGAAACACGTATGTTGGCtgagatg CCTGTGCGTATCTATGGTGCACAAATCGGGGATGACATACCATCAACGGAATTTTTCCGGAAACTGACGCAGATGACGGGAGGGTCTCATTTCAATCTGACAGAGTTCTCTGTCTTGACTGACGTCATCATGGCTGTCTGCTACCGTACACAAGGAAAAACGAGTTTGAAG gcCTGGGAGCACAAGGTCAGAGCCCAATACGCTCCTCGCCCTCTTCACAAGGATCTGGAAGGTATCTTCAGCGTCCTGCACCAACCCTTAGCCGTCCCCACTGTACCCACCGCCCCCAtcaacagaaggaagaagaagaagaagaagaagaaggccaatcCCTCCTTGACATACCGAGGCAAATACCCATCCTTCTCCTGGGGCGGGTCGATCACCGCATCTCAACCGTTAACCTGGAACCCTCATccagacgatgatgacgacgaccatgACGTGGGCGCAGTCCACAGCTTGCACGTGCTGTTGGCAGTGCTCGGGCCTGAGACCAAAGCTCACGAGGCCAACATCGTTCACGCGGAGACGAAGGACTTCCGAGAGGAGAGTCTTTCGCAGCCTGTCGTGCACATGATCGGGGCCAAGGACACGATGAAGCGGATGGGGCTGAGGTTCAATTCCCCGGTGACCTTCCGGCTGGTCAGTGGCTCCGGGCCTGTGTACTTGTCCGGGCAGCACGTGGTGACCGTTGTCGTTgttgacgaggaggaggaggaggaggaggaggaggaggaatggggaaCTCCTCCAGGGCCCAGCAT GGACGGAGGTTTGGATGAGGAGGCACGTGATTCTTCGCAAGCCAGCGCACGCGCCAGAAGACGAAGCTTCTTCGCTGCCGCCCACACCAGGAGGGGAACAGCGAGTCTTTGGGCCAGTCGGGACAGGGGGAGCCctgaagacaccaccaccaccagcagcacggGCAGATCTGAAGTCTTCGAACGTGACCTGCGATTCTCCTTGGGCAGCGTGGGTCGTATCTATGGTGCAGCACGTgaagcctcctcctcttcctcctcctcccctaggCGATCAGAAAGCCAATCACCTGATTGTAAAACATCTTAG
- the LOC143276805 gene encoding uncharacterized protein LOC143276805 isoform X2 translates to MAAGGIQAAFSIDTTGSMARALPEVRAKVTDMIRFLKRDIPGIQLAAIAHGDYDTKDPYVTKHQDFTRNESTLVRFVQGVEETGGHGPPECYELVLRVVRTQLSWRKSSQKILVVIGDAYPHPPEDSENEDSIDWEEETRMLAEMPVRIYGAQIGDDIPSTEFFRKLTQMTGGSHFNLTEFSVLTDVIMAVCYRTQGKTSLKAWEHKVRAQYAPRPLHKDLEGIFSVLHQPLAVPTVPTAPINRRKKKKKKKKANPSLTYRGKYPSFSWGGSITASQPLTWNPHPDDDDDDHDVGAVHSLHVLLAVLGPETKAHEANIVHAETKDFREESLSQPVVHMIGAKDTMKRMGLRFNSPVTFRLVSGSGPVYLSGQHVVTVVVVDEEEEEEEEEEEWGTPPGPSM, encoded by the exons ATGGCAGCAGGGGGGATTCAGGCAGCCTTTTCCATCGATACCACGGGATCCATGGCCAGAGCTCTGCCTGAGGTCCGCGCCAAGGTGACGGACATGATCCGTTTCCTCAAGAGGGACATCCCGGGGATCCAGCTAGCCGCCATAGCCCACGGGGACTATGACACCAAGGACCCCTACGTCACCAAGCACCAGGACTTCACTCGGAACGAATCCACCCTGGTCCGTTTCGTCCAGGGTGTGGAGGAGACGGGTGGACACGGGCCACCCGAATGCTACGAGCTGGTGCTTCGGGTGGTGAGGACCCAGCTGTCGTGGAGGAAGAGCTCCCAGAAGATCCTGGTGGTGATTGGAGACgcctaccctcacccccctgaAGACAGTGAGAATGAGGACAGCATCGACTGGGAGGAGGAAACACGTATGTTGGCtgagatg CCTGTGCGTATCTATGGTGCACAAATCGGGGATGACATACCATCAACGGAATTTTTCCGGAAACTGACGCAGATGACGGGAGGGTCTCATTTCAATCTGACAGAGTTCTCTGTCTTGACTGACGTCATCATGGCTGTCTGCTACCGTACACAAGGAAAAACGAGTTTGAAG gcCTGGGAGCACAAGGTCAGAGCCCAATACGCTCCTCGCCCTCTTCACAAGGATCTGGAAGGTATCTTCAGCGTCCTGCACCAACCCTTAGCCGTCCCCACTGTACCCACCGCCCCCAtcaacagaaggaagaagaagaagaagaagaagaaggccaatcCCTCCTTGACATACCGAGGCAAATACCCATCCTTCTCCTGGGGCGGGTCGATCACCGCATCTCAACCGTTAACCTGGAACCCTCATccagacgatgatgacgacgaccatgACGTGGGCGCAGTCCACAGCTTGCACGTGCTGTTGGCAGTGCTCGGGCCTGAGACCAAAGCTCACGAGGCCAACATCGTTCACGCGGAGACGAAGGACTTCCGAGAGGAGAGTCTTTCGCAGCCTGTCGTGCACATGATCGGGGCCAAGGACACGATGAAGCGGATGGGGCTGAGGTTCAATTCCCCGGTGACCTTCCGGCTGGTCAGTGGCTCCGGGCCTGTGTACTTGTCCGGGCAGCACGTGGTGACCGTTGTCGTTgttgacgaggaggaggaggaggaggaggaggaggaggaatggggaaCTCCTCCAGGGCCCAGCATGTAA